The sequence AAACGGGATACATTTTGGAAGTTGACCTTCAATACCCGACATCCTTACACGATGAACATAATTGTTACCCATTAGCCCCCGAGAACACATGTGTAACAAAAGACATGCTCTCTCCAGATTCTCAAAACCTTAGgaagaaattaaacattaagGGAAAACCGTCCAGAAAATTAGTTCCAAATCTCTGTTCCAAGCAGCAGTATGTCCTCCATTACAGGAACTTGAAATATTACCTTTCAAAAGGTATGATTCTCACGAAAATTCACCGAGTCATTGAATTCACTCAATCGGCATGGCTGAAGCCTTACATTGATTTTAATACTGCTAAAAGACTGGTCGCTAGAAACAATTTCGAAAAAGActttttcaaactcatgaaTAACTCCGTTTTCGGCAAAACAATAGAAAACATGAGAAAGAGAGTCAGTGTAGAGTTGGTAAATACACCAAAACGGCGGCGAAAGGTCTGTGCCAAGCCAAGTTTTCAGTCTTTCAAAATCTTTAACGAAGATTTCGTAGCCGTCAAcatgaagaaaacaaatatcGTTTTTAATCGACCTATTTATGCTGGATTCTGTATTCTAGAAGTCACAAAGATTTTTGTGTATCATTTTCATTATGACTTCATCAAACAAATGTATGGATCTAAAGCCGAGTTGGTCTTTACTGACACTGACTCACTGGCATATTGCATAGAAACACCTGACTGGTACAAAGACATGCATGACAACGCCAACTTGTTTGACAGAAGTAATTTTTCGAAAGATAGTCCTTTATACAGCATGAAGAATTGCAAAGTCCACGGTAAAATGAAGGACGAATGTAAAGGTCAAATCATGGATCAGTTTGTTGGATTAAAACCACAAATGTACAGCCTGACATGTGGGGGTATAGAAAAACGTACGGCCAAGGGAGTGAAGAAAAGCGTCATTGAAAAACATTTGAGACATCAAGCTTACTTACTTTGTCTGTCTAACCAAAGTAGTTgtaaacataaaacatgtgaACCTTATACGTAGTTTTGACCATCAACTTTACAGTATTACTGTTAACAAAACCAGTTTGTCTCCTTACGATGGCAAACGTTATTTCACAGGCATTGACAGCTTGGCTTATGGTCATTTTAAAATTCCACAATGATGAACCATTTCATGCTTTCAGTTTTATTAAACATGTATCTAATAGTCATCAATTTTTGAGTCAAAGTTCCACCATATATGATACTGTCATTCCAGTTACCTACTAATGCAGAGGAATTTTGTATAGAGTAAGTCTTAAGTTTTATCACTGCTTGTAAGTAAAATAAACTATTGTAAAGTCTAAGCTTAAAACAGCTACtctttttattgtttgtaaatataataaacgtTTGTATATGTTACGCCTAAAGTATCTTAGCTTGTACATACAATGAAATGTTGGCTCTTATTGTTCATTCATTTTGTACTATTTGTGTTTTGCTTGTCTATtgtaataaaatctttaaaattgtcGATGGTATCCTCCTCTAttgataaaataacaaaaaaacattagacatatttacacattttatttacagaaaCAATAGAAAATTTACACACATCCCTGATGTTTTGTACAAAAATACACCGAGAACGTCCACGAGGAATATCTAATCATCAGTTTCGCTATCATCGTCTTCAGTTTCATCCTCATCCTCCTCATCTGATCCCTCTGATTCCTCGTCATCAGTGTTGTTTGTAAAGTAGTCTTCCATTCGATGATGGAACCGTCTGAGAGTCACTCGAATGGCCTTTTCTCTGTCCATACCATCGTCTATGTAGTTTTCGAGGGATTCCATCACCTCTGTGTGTAATCTCCCATGCTTTAACTGCAACAGGTTGTATAGAAGTGTCTTATAGGAATCAAAGAACTCCTTAAGGTCATCGTCCTTAAATTTCATGTCAGCCTTAGCTTTAGCGTCAGAGCTCGACATTCcttcattttcatatttctcCACTTTCTTTTGCCAACGCTCTTCGTTGTTCTCTCTAGCTAATTCTACAAAATGTGCAAATACATTATCTTCTTCATCGTGTGCCTCTGTCGTGGATTCATTATCTTCGGAGATAAGTCTGTctattttaacttttttgtgAGGTAACTCTTCTTCCTCAGTCATTCCTCTTTTTAATGAGTATCTATCGGGACACCAACTTTTTATGTGTTTCTGAAGGTCATGTAAGTTTTCAAACACAATACCACAATCTCCACAGCTGATTGTACTGCTATGTGGTTCCTCAAGTGAATGTTTCATCGTGTCTTCTTCAGATTCTTCCGAATACGTCTGTACGGTTGGAGTGTTCTTCTCAAAATGATTCGTTGAAACAGAAACCGGTCCTTTTATAGGCTCTTCCGTGAAAACATTACGACGTAGACGTAGAGATTCGGGAGTTGTGGGTTTCAGGTCCACCAATAAATACCCATAAGGTATACTTGTAGATTCTTTGAAGTGTCTGATTAAATGCTGTGGATTCTCCGGATACATTTGCCGTGCCAACGTCATAATTTGTTATCTCTCAACGGGGTtattaaatatcactaagtagTGACAATTCCTCCTTTGTGTAGGGTCTTTATTGTAATACAAGTTCTGATTAATGGCGATGACGGAAAGGTTTCTATGATGACTCCCCTCCGTAAACAACTCATTGACTCTTGGGTCCTTGGAGGCCGTTGACATTAAATCGTCAAGAATGATTATATTTCTCATGTTCGGATCGATGAACGAATTTTGATCTAAATCAAGAGGTATACCCCGAACAAATTCTACTGAAGGGTAGACAGTtgttttgatgacgtcatacagAGGCTGCCATCTTTTGTAGAGCCATAAAATTCTCTGCGGAATTGGTGTTAAGTTGGTCAAACACTTTTGAAGTAAAGTCTTGACGAAATAGGTTTTACCACATGAAGTAGGGCCAGACACGTTAGCTGTGAAGGgatgtttaaaaacaaaatcccgttgttgttgttgttgttgttgttgttgttgttgttggtggtggtggtggtggtggtggtggtgatggtggtggtagtggtggtggtggtggtggtggtggtggtgtatGAGTGATATGTGGTGGTGGTGTATGAGTGATATGTGGTGGTGGTGTATGAGTGATATGTGGTGGTGGTGTATGAGTGAtatgtggtggtggtggtggtggtgtatGAGTGAtatgtggtggtggtggtggtggtggtggtgtatGAGTGAtatgtggtggtggtggtggtgtatGAGTGATATGTGGTGAtatgtggtggtggtggtggtggtgtatGAGTGAtatgtggtggtggtggtgtatGATATGTGGtatgtggtggtggtggtgtatgtggtggtggtggtggtggtggtggtggtggtgtggtggtgtatGAATGATATgtggtggtagtggtggtgatggtggtggtgtaTGAGTGATATgtggtggtagtggtggtggtggtggtggtgtatGAGTGAtatgtggtggtggtggtgtatGAGTGATatgtggtgatggtggtggtggtggtggtgtagGAGTGCtatgtggtggtggtggtggtggtggtggtggatACGCATGAGTGATTTGTGGATATGGTTGACTGCCTCCGTGGATGGTTTTCATGTGTCTGGAGAGAGCATCTCTGCGTGAGAAACTTCTTTTACACTCTGGGCACGATATGGACTGCATGGCTGACGaataaaaactgaaaacagAGTCGTAATGATCTCTCTTTTATAGGCTTTGCACGTCGCTTTCTTTAATCCAACTATTAAATTTCTTAAGATAGCCGAGCCATTTCACGTAAACTTCCTTTATTCCATTTCTCTTACGTCGTTTCAAAATTTTCTCCACCTTAAACAGATCGTCTCTCCCTTTACTAACCTTTTGTAGCTCGATATTGTAGAATGTTCCTGTTATTGGATCTCCATCATAGTCTATGATTTTGTAGATAGGTATACCTTGGCGTAAGTATCGTGTTTTAATAGTGAACACTTCCTCTGTCCATTTTTGTTCGTAATCTCTTTGAAAAGTTCGTCTTGTGCTCGAAATACGCACCACATCACCTACTTTGAACTTGAAAGGCTTTGTAGTTGTCTTTCTGCTCACCCTTCTTGGCCTCTTAGAATCGACATAGAAGTGTTTCCACAGGAGTGCTTCGTTCGACTTTACGATATCATCAGGGTATTTCCCATCTAAAGCGCTGTGAGGTCGGTCATTGTAATTCCTGACAATATCCTGTAAAACGTCCAAGTAGTGGTGAGTCCGATTGTGAGTGAAATAGCGGTACATCAGCGTTTTCAATGTTCTGATTACTCTTTCGGCATAGTTTGCGTGTGTAGGGTTATGGGTGACGTAATGTTGTACTCCTTGTTTGTCTAGAAACTGTTTGACCCATCTATTTTTCCATTCGCTACCTGGGTCTGATCTCACCTCTTCTGGTTTTCTTCCTTGACTGAATATTGTTTTGAATCCGTCTATGATGGACTCGTggtgtttatttttcaatggAGCCACCCATAAATGACGTGAAAACACGTCAATGGCAACAAATAAATATCGTATTCCATCGTTTTCTTTTGCAAGGTTGGACACGTCGGCAAGGTCTACGTCCCATAAGACATCAATACCTTGAGATATTACTTTCCTAGTCTTAAACTTGTATCGTAGCGGACGTTGTAAGCTATAGGCGTCGATGTCCTGA is a genomic window of Argopecten irradians isolate NY chromosome 10, Ai_NY, whole genome shotgun sequence containing:
- the LOC138332716 gene encoding uncharacterized protein, whose protein sequence is MGVLRHPVPPSIFIVNPSLAGWIGEGPLCRARKSYRYLRKEGKYKVGLHTIRRFLQDIDAYSLQRPLRYKFKTRKVISQGIDVLWDVDLADVSNLAKENDGIRYLFVAIDVFSRHLWVAPLKNKHHESIIDGFKTIFSQGRKPEEVRSDPGSEWKNRWVKQFLDKQGVQHYVTHNPTHANYAERVIRTLKTLMYRYFTHNRTHHYLDVLQDIVRNYNDRPHSALDGKYPDDIVKSNEALLWKHFYVDSKRPRRVSRKTTTKPFKFKVGDVVRISSTRRTFQRDYEQKWTEEVFTIKTRYLRQGIPIYKIIDYDGDPITGTFYNIELQKVSKGRDDLFKVEKILKRRKRNGIKEVYVKWLGYLKKFNSWIKESDVQSL
- the LOC138332715 gene encoding uncharacterized protein, producing MQSISCPECKRSFSRRDALSRHMKTIHGGSQPYPQITHAYPPPPPPPPPHSTPTPPPPPPSPHITHTPPPPHITHTPPPPPPLPPHITHTPPPSPPLPPHIIHTPPHHHHHHHHHHHIHHHHHIPHIIHHHHHISLIHHHHHHHISPHITHTPPPPPHITHTPPPPPPPPHITHTPPPPPPHITHTPPPHITHTPPPHITHTPPPHITHTPPPPPPPPPLPPPSPPPPPPPPPTTTTTTTTTTTTGFCF